In Centroberyx gerrardi isolate f3 chromosome 7, fCenGer3.hap1.cur.20231027, whole genome shotgun sequence, the sequence ctcctgctgtgacCTAGACACTGTTCCTGGAAGACAGTGCCTGGCCTCTTCTTTTTTCCTGCTGCGGCAGTTCGAAGAGGTGCTTGTCTACCTCGACTCTATCAAGGTAAAAATCAGTGTGACGCTTAAAGTAAAGCCTGCGTCGAGTTGATTATACATCGGTAGATGCTCCAATTGCTCTTACTTTCATTCAGAGCTACTTCTTCAATGATGACACCTTCAACTTCAACTATGCTCAAGCCAAAGCTGCTCTTGGCAACTacaaggaggcagaggaggtaTTATCCCTGACATCCCTATGAAATCCCTATGAGGAGATttgatacatatatatatatatgtacacatgAATCTATATGGATGCTGTGTTGCTCTGCTGTCCCTCCAGGCCTTCCTGCTGATTCAGAGTGAGAAGCTCAGGAGCGACTATGTGTACCTCAGTTGGCTGGCACGCTGCTGTACGTTAGTAGCTTGATATTTCTGAAACATGTGGCGGCACTGCATTAGATAACCGTATTGAAAAGTGTGTGTCGCCTTTAGATATCATGAACAAGAAGGCTCGGCTGGCCTGGGAGCTCTACGTGAGGATGGAGACGTCAGCTGAGTCCTTCAGCCTCCTGCAGCTCATAGCCAATGACTGCTACAAGGTGCTGAGCTCCACACTCATTCTGTATCTGTACAAGGTTAGATTGTAGTATTGAAGAATATGCATATGGTATTCCTGTGTCCTGTTAGAAACCATAACTCTAATTTGTGACACCCTCAAGTTGTATAACCTGGAACTAACTCCTCTATTGATAATGATGAGGAGATCTCAAAGAAAATGACCTTTTCCATCTCGCTGAGATTTGATATGGGTGACTCAGCAGGATGGAGGGTGGTTTCTGGTTTCTTGTTCTACAGGAATCATTTACCCTAACATAACTGTTCTGGGACATaggaaaataatatttaaatacTGAAATTCAGTGGGGTCATTATTTAAGCCAGAGTTTAGCACACAATAACATTTCTGTGGTATTACTGATGTAGCAGTAATAGCACTATAATAGATATACATGGTTTCCTGGTAGTTCATACCGAAGAAGACAGCTTTATGAGTGTGagtcatttcacatttctccctctctactcaGATGGGACAGTTTTACTATGCAGCAAAAGCCTTTGACGCCCTGGAAAGACTGGACCCAATCCCTGAGTACTGGGAGGGCAAAAGAGGCGCCTGTGTGGGAGTGTTTCAGCTCATTGTAGCTGGGGAGGAATCAAGGTAGGCCGCATTACCTACACCCACAACTTGATATACAGGTTCTTATTTACTTTCCCTGTTGCTTTACTGAAAATGTGACACATTACTGTCTTTGTGTTTTAGGGAGATGTTAAAGAAAGTGCTGCCTTTGTTAAGGGACACGGAGCGGCCTCAGGTGGAATACACATACATCATCAGGATTCTGAAGAAGTGGGCCAAGGACAACAGGGTCCCTCTGCGATGATGTCATTACTGGACTGTTTTACTGAGACTGGACcaaaaaaagactgaaagactCAGATCAAAATTCTCACATGCAAAACTTCACCACTAAGTGCCAGTGTTTTCTGGGTATAGCTATATTTCAGAGATTGCATTTTTATAATATGCATTTTAATATGCATTGTAAATTGTTTATATGCTTAAACACTTCTCATGtattatttgtttaaaaaatctGTTGTCTTGTATGCACTGTAATATTTGCTGTTACTCTGAGATTAAAACGTATTGTTTTATTAATGCCTGATGTTTATTGCCATGGCATCGTTTGCATGTTGGGAgtaggttcacattttatttgttgtgtGTCGTGCTTTAAAATGCTGCAGTTCCACTTCCAGCAGCggacttttgtgtgtgttttccggGCCGTGAGGAGCGCTCTGTATCTGCTGCCAGGCCCAGTCAAAACATCCCGCCTGCAGAACAATCGTCTTCTCCACATTCGCGCTAGTCTGTCAAGTGGGCGTGTCCCGGGGGGCGCTTTAGCTCTGCCATTGGACAAAGACtgctccctttctcctctgcttccGCTTTCTTTTCATACGCACGCCCAGTCActcaataatgataataatgatcaAGATGGCTACTACGGATGCCTCCTTGCGGTAGCTAACTAACAATTTCATGGAAACATCCAAAACTGCGATTTTCCACCGTTCAAGTCCCTCGTAGGTGACCGGGGAGGTGCCAGGGAGACTACTGTATGGATTAATACGGGCTGAGGGGCGATAAAAGTCATTGTGTTGCCTGCAGCACCCATTCTGAGGAAGCTAGCTAGCCAAGCAACTAGCTAGCTGTAGTTGTCGACCATCTCCAATTTTAGCTCTCCAGCCAGCGGCGGCTCAGTGAAGTCTCGCCCCCCCGTCGTGTGTCCGGACGGAGAGCGTCTGCATCAAATGGCAGAGCCGAGGAAAGTGCCGTTCGTCACCATCTCGTCCTTCAACACCTCGCCGACGTCGGAGTCCAAGAAGCGCCGTCGCGAAGATGAGGCCGAGATCACTTTGGGGAAAGATGGAGGtggaagtgcagcagcagtcgGGTCAGGAGGTTGCGGAGGTCCGTTTGGTAACGTGAAAGGCGGTGACGGGGAGTCCGGGGAGACGAAACCGACAGTCCGCCTAAACCTCTCTCTGACCGAGCCAAGTGAACGAGGATCTGCCGAGTTCAACTACAGCGAACTGGTCCAGTCAACTCTTACTCAGGTTAGGACTGTGTAGACGGACACAAGTAACCATGATGTGAACAGGAGGGGCCTAACCTGGCAGCACGTCAGGAGTGGCCAGGcattgtgtgcattgtgtgtgaaGCTGAGGTGTCACAGTTGTATCTGTTATCATATTTAAGTGTTACTGAGGCACTTAGTGGCGAACTAGTGAATTACTTAAGCTCAGTACTTTGTTATATGATCCTGGGCCAAACTCTGGACAAGTAAATTAAGacaagaaatatgaaaaattgttgaaattctattCTATACAAGTTATGGATTGGGCTTCTTCACAGCTCTAATTACAGGTCAGGACTTATGGTGAAAAGTTGcatgttggggaaaaaaaccctAGCAGAGACTGATGAGGATGACAGCTATTTGCAACACTAGGTTTCAAAATTGCAAGGCACTCTTTGCAAGACAAATTTCAAAGGCTCCTGCCcctattttattcatttgtcaAACTTGTTTACCCCAGGTAAAGCCCGCGGTTACAGCTGTCCCTAAAGGGCTGACACCTCCCCTGGACCCCAACGACCCTTTCGCTGacgatgagagggagagacgggaggTGGAAGCACTAGCCAAGAAATTTGAGAGCAAATATGTAAGTTTACGGTCTACAAGGAAGTGTGTACAGTAATAGTACATTCAGAAAAATAATGTGCAGCTGGATGGATGTTTGTGTGAGAGTTCTCCAATGTCTGATATATTTCCAAAAGGTCTTTGATCCTGTTATTTCCCCTCTGATTGCAGGGTGGTGttccaaagaagaagaaaaaggacagGATGCAGGATCTCATTGACATTGGCTATGGCTATGATGAGACTGACCCCTTCATAGATAATTCAGAGGCTGTGAGTTCCCTTTTTGCCCTTGCACACGCATCCCATTCTGAACATCACTTCATCTGTCAGTGATGCAATGTCATATCAGCGAGTGATTAGTGCTGGCTTTATAATGAATTTGAAATGTCTATTTTTCTGCTCCCTATTATTCTCTGTCCTTGGCATATTCCAAACTGttgggtttttgttttggtgaaaCCTGTAATGTTCTCCCGTCAGTTTTGGGAAGGAAGGCTAGTCGACGGGGATCAAGGACAGCCTCGACTTGTCTCTTGTCTGTCCGCAGTGCAGTTCCTCTTATCACTGTTGACCTGCTTTTCACTTTGACAGTTAACGCAAAGTCACAGTCTTGTTTTTGCTGCAGTGCTTTATCTAAGCAGTGGCAAACTATTGTCGCAGCGTGCCACAGTGCAACAGAAATAACAGTGATTGtaactctctcctcctgccctcaGTATGATGAGCTGGTACCGGCCTCGCTCACCACAAAACACGGAGGCTTCTACATCAACACAGGCACCCTGCAGTTCAGAGCAGCCTCTGActcggagggggagggggccgGCACGCAGGACAACCACTTCAAGGTAGGAGAAAAGCAGATTTATATGACATAGCCTACGTTATACACATGAAATAGTCCAAGTACGTTAGGTTTCTGAAGTGTAAAACTATGTTACTGTACTGAAAACAACCATGGTTATATGTAACTACTAAACCCCATTTTTTATGCCTCTGTGTGTAGAAGATGAAAGATGGTGAAGAGCGGGTGATAAAGAAACGTCGGAAAAAGCAAGATGGCGGCATTATGGAAGACAAGAAACCCAGGAAGAATAGACTGCCAAAGCAAGGGTGGGTTTTAATTTTCCTTCAGCGTTTCATGTTGGGCTTGTTGCTTCACTAGACCTTCACAATGCCAATCGGATTCAAAATCCCAACTTTCGATCTCTCTtactgtctctcttcttcttttgttctGACAGAGTTTCGGCCCTGAATGTTCACCGGcccgagaagaagaagaggaagaagctgATGAAGGATTCTATCCATCTGGCCAACATGCTGCGCCGCTTCACCAGAGAGAAGGATGAGATGCGCAAGAAGAACCCTGCCACCGCCGCTGGTCTGCCACGACCCAACGCCAAAGTGCCCAACGCCAACAGTGCTCTCCTCAACGCCCACTCCAAGGCTGCTGGCGGCAACGACTTCAACATGGCCGACCTGACCGCCGACCCCGCCGTGATGTCGCTGCTGGGGTCCGCCAATAACAACGACATGCTGCAGGACATGATGGGCGACCTGGACTTTGGGATGCTGGACTCTCCTCAGCCCTCCAGCCCAGCGCAGGCAGAGAACGGCTCCATGGGAATGGGGCACAAACCAGGTGGTGGTAGGGTGTCACAGGGTAGCGTgctgccccctcctcccctgcccAGCGGACTGCCTGCCCCGCTCACCAAGCGCATCGAAGACCTACGAGCGGTACGGGCTTCACTGTTCCCCTGGATCACATTTTTAGAATGTAAATTAAATCTGACTTGAATACTCATGATCCAGACGGTGCAATTGCTGTATGACAGAAAATCATTCATGACAGTATTTGGCACAAAGGGGGCTACTGTTACATTTCATTacccccccctcttcctttgATAGCTATGTTTGTCAAGATTCTGACATTTCCTTCAGAAATTAGAACAGGATTAACAGAGACATTGTGTCAGGGTGGTGATGAGGAATGAAAATTAGACGTTGCTGTGGTAACAGGAGCTGTGATGCTCTTTCGAGGGAGAGCTGGATGAGGTGAAAGTGCCAACTCTCCCCTGACAgggtgagaagagagagggcaTAAAACAAGAGCAAGATGAGCAGGAAAGAatggtagaaagagagagagaggtaaagaaagaaacacagtcGACAAGATGTGACAAGGTGGAGTGAGGTGGCAGGTGATAAGTTCTGTTGCAAAAGTTCATAGAAATCATACTTGGTAAATTTGTCCCTTGGCTTccatgtatatatatttttttaaatgtacagtggtGCAGTACTATTTTATGACTTTGAAATTATTATATGACTGAATTACTAAATTATACAAGTCTATCTAATGATTATCCACTCTGACAGGCATCCCGTCAATTTGATGAAGAGGGCAGGAAAAAGTTCTTCACGTTGGACATGAACAACATCCTACTGGAGTGAGTACCATTAGGATTTTCCTTTTTGTAGACAATTCTAAAGTCACAAATTGCTATGTAAACCTCCATccgtctccctgtgtgtgtgtgtgtgcatgttgcagTATTGAGTTGCAGGTTCAGGAGCAGCCGGCAGTGGTGCGCTCAGCGGTCTACTCTCACCTGGAGGCCTTTGTGCCCTGCAATAAGGAGGCTCTGCTCAAACGCCTTAAGAAGCTTAGCCTCaacatacaggtgtgtgtgtgtgtgtgtgtgtgtgtgagattcaGAGACACAAATGCAATGGTGCTCCCTGTTTTTGGTGCTTTTGCCAATGCggtcccttttcaggttgttttatttgattatcagagaagaaaaaagtaaaagttagagaaaaaatagacataatCAATTTGTATggtagaaatattttttttttccaatcccACAAATTATCCCCCCCAAAATTTTCTTGTGACCCCCCTGGGGgatcccgacccccaggttgagaaccaatGCACTAGCTACGGGCACTGCTCTAAATCTGAAAAATGTCTTGCTAGTGAACTGAGAATGTTGATAACCTGTCAGCAAGCAGGTGCGTTTAAACGTAACTGTGCGAACGCCAAGTCATTGTTTTTGTAGCTAGTGTGCCTGCTGCCTTTACAAGTCGTTTATAAGTCTATATTTAGTGTGCATATGTGAGAGTATGCTTGCCTGCATATGTGTCTGTGATTTTTGACAGTGCTTATCCCTGTCTCCCAGGACGACCGTCTTCGTACGCCTctgctgaagctgaagctggcagtgtgcagtgtgatgCCGGAGCAGATTGCGAGATACAACATGGACTGTATCGCTAAGGTGGCAAAGTAAGGACTCTCTCAACTCGGCTGTGGCTTATCCTGAGCTTACAACTCACCAAAGTCATTACTTCTGTTTGCTTCCTATCATCTTCTCATCCATATTATTTTCTCATAAAGGGGCTCTGATATATGATACCGTGAttatttctctgtgttcacAGGCATCAgtctgaggagggagagaagaacggttcggaagaggaagatgaagagaaaccGGGGAAGCGGGTGATGGGGCCTCGAAAGAAGTTTGTCTGGGACGACAAACTCAGGTCAGTTTTATTCGCCAGGAGTGACTTTGCTGCTATATCATGACCTGCTTTTCAAACCCCGATCAGCAGTTTGTCTTCTCTTGGGACTGTGTacttagtgagtgtgtgtgtgtgtgtgtgtgtgtgtgtgtgtgcactttccAGGTCGTTGCTGTGTAACCTGGTGCGGGTGAAGCTGGGCTGCTATGAGTTGGAGGGCCAGAACTCGCTGTCTCTAGAGGACTACCTCAAGGGCTTCATGGAGACTGAAGTCAAACCACTCTGGCCCAAGGGTTGGATGcaggccaggtgtgtgtgtgtttttgctgccTGAGTGTATTTTATGATTTAGAGCATTAATGACTACCAGCTGTATTTGCATGGTATTCTTTTTAAAAGTTATAAAGCTTCACAATAGCTTTAGCCATTTACATTGCAGCACACTTACTTATTACTTAATTATTAGTAGAGCATATTTAAGGCTAATGCATA encodes:
- the ubn2b gene encoding ubinuclein-2b isoform X2, with product MAEPRKVPFVTISSFNTSPTSESKKRRREDEAEITLGKDGGGSAAAVGSGGCGGPFGNVKGGDGESGETKPTVRLNLSLTEPSERGSAEFNYSELVQSTLTQVKPAVTAVPKGLTPPLDPNDPFADDERERREVEALAKKFESKYKKKDRMQDLIDIGYGYDETDPFIDNSEAYDELVPASLTTKHGGFYINTGTLQFRAASDSEGEGAGTQDNHFKKMKDGEERVIKKRRKKQDGGIMEDKKPRKNRLPKQGVSALNVHRPEKKKRKKLMKDSIHLANMLRRFTREKDEMRKKNPATAAGLPRPNAKVPNANSALLNAHSKAAGGNDFNMADLTADPAVMSLLGSANNNDMLQDMMGDLDFGMLDSPQPSSPAQAENGSMGMGHKPGGGRVSQGSVLPPPPLPSGLPAPLTKRIEDLRAASRQFDEEGRKKFFTLDMNNILLDIELQVQEQPAVVRSAVYSHLEAFVPCNKEALLKRLKKLSLNIQDDRLRTPLLKLKLAVCSVMPEQIARYNMDCIAKVAKHQSEEGEKNGSEEEDEEKPGKRVMGPRKKFVWDDKLRSLLCNLVRVKLGCYELEGQNSLSLEDYLKGFMETEVKPLWPKGWMQARMLFKESIMVHGHLTGNTAKKKMVPTPKAKPKETGWVQRSTPSAGATPSPAAQVAKRPPPSPSEPICLDSLDEDLTAPSLDSISQALAILSNAAKGLAHGDSPPSPDRPKAAANPSSLHASTLLQQHKKSSVGTPSSNAPHYVSTSSSSSTPLSRPSSISSSPLPSVRVDGLGGIKGMAQVHRHSALNTQRPAGAGLAKANMAASPSTPKPRPPPTASPLVPPGSKTGLSTPPSGLLKGSSNNNKANSGDALIIASPQSRPHILPSPSHMTPKTLQTPRLPQPPQSKSSPSPSLSHSLPGVQSHSQHQSNFITPMHATLTKSTHSSTPPIIKLTPRAPNPIAPTSTSPSISPHPRSQATPSIHQYSKSPAGFRPPFSGAQGGTTKPGQGSYTPPGSQKTPNSNSTTNTSLINTSSISKHSGSSASPATASANPGQRQRLGGGTPQGAKPIASVSSPSVTSQLPQVSTAGSGGLLGSAPSLPLGFGMLGGLVPVSLPFQFPPLLNLPPLGTAGSSTGASGSAASSTASFSTLTQNLYKSLQSGSQVALPPHLQLAFSDVNQSQGGDAKRKTL
- the ubn2b gene encoding ubinuclein-2b isoform X1, which produces MAEPRKVPFVTISSFNTSPTSESKKRRREDEAEITLGKDGGGSAAAVGSGGCGGPFGNVKGGDGESGETKPTVRLNLSLTEPSERGSAEFNYSELVQSTLTQVKPAVTAVPKGLTPPLDPNDPFADDERERREVEALAKKFESKYGGVPKKKKKDRMQDLIDIGYGYDETDPFIDNSEAYDELVPASLTTKHGGFYINTGTLQFRAASDSEGEGAGTQDNHFKKMKDGEERVIKKRRKKQDGGIMEDKKPRKNRLPKQGVSALNVHRPEKKKRKKLMKDSIHLANMLRRFTREKDEMRKKNPATAAGLPRPNAKVPNANSALLNAHSKAAGGNDFNMADLTADPAVMSLLGSANNNDMLQDMMGDLDFGMLDSPQPSSPAQAENGSMGMGHKPGGGRVSQGSVLPPPPLPSGLPAPLTKRIEDLRAASRQFDEEGRKKFFTLDMNNILLDIELQVQEQPAVVRSAVYSHLEAFVPCNKEALLKRLKKLSLNIQDDRLRTPLLKLKLAVCSVMPEQIARYNMDCIAKVAKHQSEEGEKNGSEEEDEEKPGKRVMGPRKKFVWDDKLRSLLCNLVRVKLGCYELEGQNSLSLEDYLKGFMETEVKPLWPKGWMQARMLFKESIMVHGHLTGNTAKKKMVPTPKAKPKETGWVQRSTPSAGATPSPAAQVAKRPPPSPSEPICLDSLDEDLTAPSLDSISQALAILSNAAKGLAHGDSPPSPDRPKAAANPSSLHASTLLQQHKKSSVGTPSSNAPHYVSTSSSSSTPLSRPSSISSSPLPSVRVDGLGGIKGMAQVHRHSALNTQRPAGAGLAKANMAASPSTPKPRPPPTASPLVPPGSKTGLSTPPSGLLKGSSNNNKANSGDALIIASPQSRPHILPSPSHMTPKTLQTPRLPQPPQSKSSPSPSLSHSLPGVQSHSQHQSNFITPMHATLTKSTHSSTPPIIKLTPRAPNPIAPTSTSPSISPHPRSQATPSIHQYSKSPAGFRPPFSGAQGGTTKPGQGSYTPPGSQKTPNSNSTTNTSLINTSSISKHSGSSASPATASANPGQRQRLGGGTPQGAKPIASVSSPSVTSQLPQVSTAGSGGLLGSAPSLPLGFGMLGGLVPVSLPFQFPPLLNLPPLGTAGSSTGASGSAASSTASFSTLTQNLYKSLQSGSQVALPPHLQLAFSDVNQSQGGDAKRKTL
- the ubn2b gene encoding ubinuclein-2b isoform X3 — protein: MAEPRKVPFVTISSFNTSPTSESKKRRREDEAEITLGKDGGGSAAAVGSGGCGGPFGNVKGGDGESGETKPTVRLNLSLTEPSERGSAEFNYSELVQSTLTQVKPAVTAVPKGLTPPLDPNDPFADDERERREVEALAKKFESKYGGVPKKKKKDRMQDLIDIGYGYDETDPFIDNSEAYDELVPASLTTKHGGFYINTGTLQFRAASDSEGEGAGTQDNHFKKMKDGEERVIKKRRKKQDGGIMEDKKPRKNRLPKQGVSALNVHRPEKKKRKKLMKDSIHLANMLRRFTREKDEMRKKNPATAAGLPRPNAKVPNANSALLNAHSKAAGGNDFNMADLTADPAVMSLLGSANNNDMLQDMMGDLDFGMLDSPQPSSPAQAENGSMGMGHKPGGGRVSQGSVLPPPPLPSGLPAPLTKRIEDLRAASRQFDEEGRKKFFTLDMNNILLDIELQVQEQPAVVRSAVYSHLEAFVPCNKEALLKRLKKLSLNIQDDRLRTPLLKLKLAVCSVMPEQIARYNMDCIAKVAKHQSEEGEKNGSEEEDEEKPGKRVMGPRKKFVWDDKLRSLLCNLVRVKLGCYELEGQNSLSLEDYLKGFMETEVKPLWPKGWMQARMLFKESIMVHGHLTGNTAKKKMVPTPKAKPKETGWVQRSTPSAGATPSPAAQVAKRPPPSPSEPICLDSLDEDLTAPSLDSISQALAILSNAAKGLAHGDSPPSPDRPKAAANPSSLHASTLLQQHKKSSVGTPSSNAPHYVSTSSSSSTPLSRPSSISSSPLPSVRVDGLGGIKGMAQVHRHSALNTQRPAGAGLAKANMAASPSTPKPRPPPTASPLVPPGSKTGLSTPPSGLLKGSSNNNKANSGDALIIASPQSRPHILPSPSHMTPKTLQTPRLPQPPQSKSSPSPSLSHSLPGVQSHSQHQSNFITPMHATLTKSTHSSTPPIIKLTPRAPNPIAPTSTSPSISPHPRSQATPSIHQYSKSPAGFRPPFSGAQGGTTKPGQGSYTPPGSQKTPNSNSTTNTSLINTSSISKHSGSSASPATASANPGQRQRLGGGTPQGAKPIASVSSPSVTSQLPQVSTAGSGGLLGSAPSLPLGFGMLGGLVPVSLPFQFPPLLNLPPLGTAGSSTGASGSAASSTASFSTLTQNVNQSQGGDAKRKTL